One Plasmodium reichenowi strain SY57 chromosome Unknown, whole genome shotgun sequence DNA segment encodes these proteins:
- a CDS encoding exported protein (PHIST), with translation EQLTREELYELFDLLKQEPPRTYLLNLWNHKNGICRQGTKNLLKKLRAVAPKLTYRHTGNSNQYGKTPPKITWQGCSYDCNMKVSTLETEQTNRFFNILNKKAPIDEIKNFICSCIDEFDKLHDELYLKYEKIFNEQK, from the coding sequence CAGAACAGTTAACAAGAGAAGAGTTATACGAGctttttgatttattaaagCAAGAACCACCAAGAACTTATCTTCTTAATTTATGGAATCACAAAAATGGTATATGTAGACAAGGAACAaagaatttattaaaaaaattaagagCGGTTGCACCTAAACTTACATATAGACATACGGGTAACTCAAATCAATATGGTAAAACACCTCCTAAAATCACATGGCAAGGATGTTCGTATGATTGTAATATGAAGGTTTCTACTTTGGAAACAGAACAAACTAATAGATTCTTTAACATACTTAATAAAAAGGCTCCAATtgatgaaataaaaaatttcatTTGTTCATGTATAGATGAATTTGATAAATTACATGATGAATTATATTTGAagtatgaaaaaatatttaatgaacaaaaataa